One window of Acidobacteriota bacterium genomic DNA carries:
- a CDS encoding SelT/SelW/SelH family (seleno)protein, which produces MSRKLTIEYCVVUNYHPRAAGLAESIEKRFGGENDLETELIKGSRGAFEVKLDGELLFSKNETNRFPEDGEVEAGLAGRLSA; this is translated from the coding sequence ATGTCGCGCAAGCTGACGATCGAATACTGCGTTGTTTGAAACTACCACCCACGAGCCGCCGGTCTGGCGGAATCGATTGAAAAGCGTTTCGGGGGGGAAAACGACCTCGAGACGGAGCTGATCAAGGGCTCCCGCGGAGCCTTCGAAGTGAAGCTCGACGGCGAGCTGCTGTTCTCGAAGAATGAGACCAACCGCTTTCCGGAGGACGGCGAGGTGGAGGCGGGCCTCGCTGGGCGCCTGAGCGCCTGA
- a CDS encoding tubulin-like doman-containing protein, with the protein MTRDRKLIVDEMLTTPSGVSPMLFVGLGGAGCRMVKRVADHLRRRPDFRERFSDLVKFAMVDTNVNDLESYRDVADATFLISDFEKEEYANLASGKKFLEADEYFTQWVPSDYRFRSGDTAGAGQIRIEARLGVYYQMKHKDFAPRFRNLLEQLKSHEHGHRRLDSDEIRIVLCYSIAGGTGSGCHLPVSYMLREQASELGRATMIGVAVLPAVFEDKVGVNKDGTFANGYAALKETEHLMKLGAPDSPFFPADGEAFHYNPANPSKVRVYERPFDFLYLIDKPESFSVPEPVDAAADGLYLQFFSPLYGAQLSDYDNYTQYQRFLVPDDFEERGIAGFSTFYGSFGCAVLLVPVPGLIEYCSQAAALSLIRASFMGEIPPDATYSPLRQDRARFDEVTKNDDEDAQIYRASEIPDQPQKTDRNRLYDRLFSKHVRLLAACEYRENKAGRFQGIFRHGHYLGSEPKLDGTVSFDPEIHGDAMRQEQQLVEGRLSASIGGIVLPLLAGMPGDDPTLLDRAHQAIKGHNPAPVRTPIKVVELKRRATSWRDELRREGLRRLRDGFSEGTVRMPGMERLVNLEFLRSDAAEVDLIAKRYAVLSLLERVNFDQAPDDERVSNFDVQEKKPSAKIKPDDELIEHVLSQARDLAFHDVRREFLSQLGELREALQGYADEMREMERGSINLEREYSRLLERLQTQGEDSANQYVLDAEALQGEDNRRFWDFYFEDKIADLPELSLTNDRVQQILSDTVVDLSQRRGRSTSTTRLEQLFTALRHYAHEVLVKRIGGDPHSPDRELRDGLTLSDALELEIIYRALYRSHSETIKGEGERRIRQVLAEYRALPEEKQIDFGDLKHQEYLRDKIKRVVKEKASILCVYDQGQDQHGGVRPDHVFLAAIDENFKNSNIERALRNANIADLDWVSSDWHNAKEIVFYRSVLNVPLYAFGRLDVMKHHYDTFRRQARRSKALHIDKNWEGTALSDLDPNVLKEQHRQVLVRDQIINFTALLCTEHPRLKEGANCLIRRRGRYLLLDPDLESLPEDHQAGYHELGDTLARAIEKLPKVLNAERVNFSEYRDSLHGIRNGMAPELLGAISHLPFEWRLEYEDLSNHYGHDRKPAQRLILNDLQDSYERLHEALEKLLEELRNRQLESRSRNEDFRIYAQNLTTAEAQKSLAQSIQILAFFSERWSKLEDSGAVPETPSSFQSLFKPLTAGRLQSMLEGLRHNHRNGEDPQKGGTVPKGKGRNSKGAETETPAS; encoded by the coding sequence ATGACCAGAGATCGAAAACTGATTGTCGACGAAATGTTGACCACCCCGAGCGGGGTCAGTCCCATGCTCTTCGTGGGGCTGGGCGGCGCCGGCTGCCGTATGGTGAAGCGCGTCGCCGATCACCTCCGACGCCGACCGGACTTTCGGGAGCGGTTCAGCGACCTCGTGAAGTTCGCCATGGTCGACACCAACGTCAACGACCTGGAGTCCTATCGGGATGTCGCCGACGCCACCTTCTTGATCAGCGACTTTGAGAAAGAGGAGTACGCCAACCTCGCGTCCGGCAAGAAGTTCCTGGAAGCCGACGAATACTTCACCCAGTGGGTGCCCTCGGACTATCGCTTCCGCTCCGGCGACACGGCGGGAGCCGGGCAGATCCGGATCGAAGCTCGGCTCGGGGTCTATTACCAGATGAAGCACAAAGACTTCGCACCGAGGTTCCGCAACCTGCTCGAACAGCTCAAGAGCCACGAACACGGTCACCGCCGACTCGATTCAGACGAGATCCGCATCGTCCTGTGTTACTCGATCGCCGGCGGCACCGGCTCCGGCTGTCATTTGCCGGTGAGCTACATGTTGCGGGAGCAGGCGTCGGAATTGGGCCGCGCCACCATGATCGGCGTCGCGGTGCTGCCGGCAGTGTTCGAGGACAAAGTGGGAGTCAACAAGGACGGCACCTTCGCCAACGGCTATGCCGCGCTCAAGGAAACCGAGCACCTGATGAAACTCGGCGCTCCGGACTCACCCTTCTTCCCCGCGGACGGAGAGGCGTTCCACTACAACCCGGCCAATCCCTCAAAAGTGCGCGTTTACGAGCGGCCCTTCGACTTTCTCTACCTGATCGACAAACCCGAGAGCTTTAGTGTGCCGGAACCGGTGGATGCCGCGGCGGACGGGCTCTATCTGCAGTTTTTCTCGCCGCTCTACGGGGCTCAGCTATCCGACTACGACAACTACACCCAGTACCAGCGCTTCCTGGTGCCGGACGATTTCGAGGAACGAGGAATCGCCGGCTTCTCGACCTTCTACGGCTCCTTTGGCTGCGCCGTGCTCCTGGTGCCGGTACCGGGCCTGATCGAGTACTGCAGCCAAGCCGCGGCCCTCTCTCTGATCCGTGCCAGTTTCATGGGCGAGATCCCGCCGGATGCGACCTACTCACCGCTGCGCCAGGATCGAGCCCGCTTCGACGAGGTCACCAAGAACGACGACGAAGACGCTCAGATCTACCGCGCCTCGGAGATTCCCGACCAACCCCAGAAGACGGACCGCAACCGCCTCTATGACCGCCTATTCTCCAAGCACGTCAGGCTGCTCGCCGCCTGTGAATATCGGGAAAACAAGGCCGGACGATTCCAAGGCATCTTCCGCCACGGGCACTACTTGGGATCGGAACCCAAACTCGACGGCACCGTCTCCTTCGATCCGGAGATCCATGGCGACGCCATGCGCCAGGAGCAGCAGTTGGTGGAGGGCCGCCTCAGTGCCTCCATCGGAGGCATCGTCCTCCCCCTACTCGCCGGCATGCCGGGCGACGACCCGACCCTTCTGGACCGGGCGCATCAGGCCATCAAAGGGCACAACCCCGCCCCGGTACGCACCCCCATCAAGGTGGTCGAACTCAAGCGCCGCGCCACCTCCTGGCGGGACGAACTGCGCCGAGAAGGCCTACGGCGACTGCGCGACGGATTCAGCGAAGGCACCGTCCGAATGCCGGGCATGGAGCGCCTGGTCAACCTCGAGTTCTTGCGCAGCGACGCGGCGGAAGTCGACCTCATTGCCAAACGCTATGCCGTGCTCTCCCTCCTCGAAAGAGTCAATTTCGACCAGGCGCCGGACGACGAGCGGGTCTCGAACTTCGACGTCCAGGAGAAGAAGCCGAGCGCCAAGATCAAACCCGACGACGAATTGATCGAGCACGTTCTTTCCCAGGCCCGGGACCTCGCCTTTCACGACGTGCGGCGCGAGTTTCTCTCGCAACTCGGCGAGCTGCGTGAAGCCCTACAGGGCTACGCCGACGAGATGAGGGAAATGGAACGAGGCTCGATCAACCTGGAGCGCGAGTACAGCCGCCTTCTGGAACGCCTCCAGACCCAGGGCGAAGACTCCGCCAACCAGTACGTTCTCGACGCCGAGGCGCTCCAAGGCGAGGACAATCGGCGATTCTGGGATTTTTACTTCGAAGACAAGATCGCCGATCTTCCGGAACTCTCGCTCACCAACGACCGGGTGCAACAAATCCTCAGCGATACGGTAGTCGACCTCTCCCAGCGCCGCGGCCGGAGCACCAGTACCACTCGCCTGGAGCAGCTCTTCACCGCCTTGCGGCACTACGCCCACGAAGTCTTGGTGAAGCGTATCGGCGGCGACCCTCACTCGCCCGACCGCGAACTGCGCGACGGCCTCACCCTGTCGGACGCCCTTGAACTCGAAATCATCTACCGCGCCCTCTATCGCAGTCACAGCGAGACCATCAAAGGCGAAGGCGAACGGAGGATCCGCCAGGTTCTGGCGGAGTATCGCGCTCTGCCGGAGGAGAAGCAGATCGACTTCGGTGACCTAAAGCACCAGGAATACCTGCGCGACAAGATCAAACGGGTGGTGAAAGAAAAGGCCTCCATCCTGTGCGTCTACGACCAGGGCCAAGATCAGCACGGCGGCGTGCGGCCGGATCATGTCTTTCTGGCCGCCATCGACGAAAACTTCAAGAACAGCAACATTGAGCGAGCGCTGCGCAACGCCAACATCGCCGATCTCGACTGGGTGTCGAGCGATTGGCACAACGCCAAGGAAATCGTGTTCTACCGCTCGGTGCTGAACGTACCCCTCTATGCCTTCGGCCGACTCGATGTGATGAAACACCACTACGACACCTTCCGCCGTCAGGCGCGACGCTCGAAGGCACTTCATATCGACAAGAACTGGGAGGGCACCGCCCTGTCTGATCTGGATCCGAACGTACTCAAGGAACAACACCGCCAGGTGCTGGTGCGGGATCAGATCATCAACTTCACGGCCCTACTGTGCACCGAACATCCGCGATTGAAAGAGGGCGCCAACTGCTTGATCCGGCGTCGCGGCCGCTACTTGCTCCTCGATCCGGATCTCGAGTCATTGCCGGAAGATCACCAGGCGGGGTACCACGAACTCGGCGATACCCTCGCCCGTGCCATCGAGAAACTGCCGAAGGTACTCAACGCGGAGAGGGTCAATTTTTCCGAATATCGCGATTCCCTGCACGGTATCCGCAACGGTATGGCGCCGGAACTCCTAGGCGCGATCAGTCACTTGCCCTTCGAATGGCGCCTGGAGTATGAGGACCTGAGCAACCACTACGGCCACGACCGCAAACCGGCACAAAGGCTCATTCTCAATGATCTCCAGGACTCCTATGAGCGCCTGCATGAGGCTCTCGAGAAGCTACTCGAAGAGCTGCGCAATCGGCAGCTTGAGAGCCGTAGCCGCAACGAAGACTTCAGGATCTATGCGCAGAACCTGACCACCGCCGAAGCCCAGAAGAGCCTGGCCCAGAGTATTCAGATACTCGCTTTCTTCAGCGAGCGATGGAGCAAACTCGAAGACTCCGGCGCGGTGCCGGAAACGCCGAGCTCCTTCCAGTCGCTGTTCAAACCACTGACGGCGGGGCGACTCCAGTCGATGCTCGAAGGGCTGCGCCACAACCACCGCAACGGCGAAGACCCGCAAAAGGGGGGAACGGTTCCCAAGGGCAAGGGCCGCAATTCCAAGGGCGCCGAGACCGAGACGCCCGCTTCATGA
- a CDS encoding VWA domain-containing protein, producing MSWLRSAQASMVAGPWIALAMLVPLFPRPASAARSAIEPREAQFVFIIDDSGSMSESRGRGPDPDRLAVFAVRALLGVLDERDSVSVIRLNGPSEGEPQTGLDPLAPGHRDEMKRTLDLSGKLAAYDGSNTPCRTALQEAFSQLKSQDQPAVSQVVIFLTDGSCTPPGEERVLDLLEDLPSHQQNRFQFYLLEFERSGASPDLRRMVEETGGATRPLRGGDPTQILNTFALALSRSQGYESQILRPTDGFLPAHHGARSVSLLAVAPGDSPDLEILVTPRGGGRRVPVEVLDKARHHFAPDGKKYRFTSARYRPTGEPMTVTVKGAGESWEMVALPEYRLASEFEILQGPCSGEGPPATDVVGVHSDLCAVITLVNEQGEVVGPDITAAQLQGEVVMSTESVATKEIREEPAAADQATFRLDLPTLPEGIHTIRAQVLMIAPNGSSQPLISAGSRTLQAIDRSIQPQPAKAHFGDVYPGNSYTKMLALEGNYTKTPVKLRLMEGADLPACVTLTFADRPLGGTVKVRSGKSYPLQLVVAEDCGPDGVYPVEEARLQVAMEKLPEVGTITVPLGFRLDSTVRQAETLRFELEAGSAGEGVVNPPPAEPGVPARAMVHYDATIEPLSRQGKPADNLPLGFLDEQSDVRMLLDSDGEVVRQRQVAIAPNEPLTLRVEVPRCCSSGTYWGELRLVPVDGGAPVVAKVQVVATSNWWVCYRPWVLGGLLGLLAGLLTFYIASMFTSVQWLSRDQLATRLVPLYWPTYGGNPQPGTQRADDREVVLEIIKAGIPWSQRIQAWWRANPFVFGLPWRTYRETAELNLAPRLELSSVDFKGERDIVGRLQGNPEIDPGDEGRLFARAGSGIHFFAVRGPRGKVGNLTPQGWYGKADDYTIEQLTKNERLIHRIAASERTEGHIGGWELG from the coding sequence ATGTCGTGGTTGCGGAGCGCTCAAGCTTCGATGGTCGCCGGGCCGTGGATTGCACTGGCGATGCTCGTCCCGCTATTCCCACGCCCCGCGTCCGCCGCCCGATCGGCCATCGAACCCCGAGAGGCGCAGTTCGTTTTCATCATCGACGACTCCGGAAGCATGAGCGAGTCGCGGGGCAGAGGCCCCGACCCGGACCGCTTGGCGGTCTTTGCGGTGCGGGCTCTGCTCGGCGTACTCGATGAACGCGACTCGGTCAGCGTGATCCGTCTGAACGGTCCCTCCGAGGGAGAGCCCCAAACGGGCCTCGACCCACTCGCCCCCGGTCACCGCGACGAGATGAAACGCACCCTCGACCTCAGCGGCAAACTGGCCGCCTACGACGGATCCAACACGCCTTGCCGCACTGCCCTTCAGGAAGCCTTCAGCCAGCTCAAGAGCCAGGACCAGCCGGCGGTCTCCCAAGTGGTGATCTTCCTGACCGACGGTAGCTGCACTCCGCCAGGCGAAGAACGGGTCCTGGACCTGCTCGAGGACCTGCCGTCTCACCAACAGAATCGCTTTCAGTTCTACTTGCTCGAGTTCGAGCGAAGCGGAGCGTCGCCGGACCTCCGACGCATGGTCGAGGAGACCGGAGGAGCGACCCGCCCACTGCGCGGCGGCGACCCCACCCAGATCTTGAATACCTTCGCCCTCGCTCTCTCCCGCTCTCAGGGCTATGAATCACAAATCCTCAGGCCGACGGACGGCTTTCTGCCAGCGCACCATGGGGCGCGGTCGGTGAGTTTGCTGGCGGTCGCACCGGGCGACTCGCCGGACCTGGAAATTCTTGTCACCCCCCGAGGTGGCGGTCGCCGGGTTCCGGTGGAGGTACTCGACAAGGCACGCCACCATTTCGCACCGGACGGCAAGAAGTATCGCTTCACCAGCGCCCGCTATCGCCCCACCGGCGAGCCGATGACGGTGACCGTGAAAGGAGCCGGCGAGAGCTGGGAGATGGTGGCGCTGCCGGAGTACCGCCTCGCCAGCGAGTTCGAGATTCTCCAGGGTCCCTGCAGCGGCGAAGGCCCCCCGGCGACGGACGTCGTCGGCGTGCACAGCGATCTTTGCGCCGTGATCACCTTGGTCAACGAACAAGGGGAGGTCGTCGGCCCGGACATCACCGCCGCACAGCTCCAGGGAGAAGTTGTGATGTCCACCGAATCGGTGGCGACGAAGGAGATCCGAGAGGAACCCGCTGCGGCCGATCAGGCGACCTTCCGGCTCGATCTTCCGACCCTCCCCGAGGGCATCCACACGATCCGTGCGCAGGTGCTCATGATCGCACCGAACGGCTCATCGCAACCGTTGATCTCCGCCGGCAGCCGAACCCTCCAAGCCATTGATCGAAGCATTCAGCCTCAGCCTGCAAAGGCACACTTCGGCGACGTCTACCCTGGCAACAGCTACACCAAGATGCTGGCCCTGGAAGGCAACTACACCAAAACGCCGGTAAAACTGAGACTGATGGAAGGCGCGGACCTGCCGGCCTGCGTCACGTTGACCTTCGCTGACCGCCCGCTGGGGGGAACCGTGAAGGTGCGCAGCGGCAAGTCCTACCCCCTGCAACTCGTGGTGGCCGAAGACTGCGGGCCCGACGGGGTCTATCCCGTGGAGGAAGCTCGCCTCCAGGTGGCAATGGAGAAGCTACCGGAGGTCGGCACGATCACCGTGCCTTTGGGGTTTCGGCTGGACTCCACGGTACGCCAAGCCGAGACCCTACGGTTCGAACTAGAAGCCGGGAGCGCGGGCGAAGGTGTAGTGAATCCGCCGCCGGCCGAACCGGGGGTACCAGCCCGCGCAATGGTCCACTACGACGCCACCATCGAGCCTCTCAGCCGGCAGGGCAAACCCGCCGACAATCTACCCCTGGGATTCCTCGACGAACAGAGCGACGTGCGGATGCTGCTCGATTCCGATGGCGAGGTGGTACGCCAACGGCAAGTCGCCATCGCGCCCAACGAGCCCCTGACCCTCCGAGTGGAGGTCCCGCGGTGCTGTAGCTCCGGAACCTACTGGGGTGAGCTTCGGCTAGTACCGGTCGACGGTGGAGCGCCGGTGGTCGCCAAGGTGCAGGTGGTGGCGACGAGCAACTGGTGGGTCTGCTACCGGCCCTGGGTACTCGGCGGCCTTCTCGGGCTGCTGGCCGGCTTGCTGACGTTTTACATCGCCAGCATGTTCACCAGCGTCCAGTGGCTCTCACGGGATCAACTCGCCACCCGCCTGGTGCCGCTCTACTGGCCGACCTACGGAGGCAATCCCCAACCCGGCACCCAGCGGGCCGACGACCGCGAAGTGGTGCTGGAGATCATCAAGGCGGGCATTCCGTGGAGCCAGCGGATCCAGGCCTGGTGGCGAGCGAATCCGTTCGTTTTCGGCCTGCCGTGGAGAACGTATCGGGAGACAGCGGAGCTGAATTTGGCTCCGAGGCTCGAACTCTCGTCCGTCGACTTCAAGGGTGAACGGGACATCGTCGGCAGGCTGCAAGGAAACCCGGAGATCGATCCGGGCGACGAAGGGCGTCTTTTCGCCCGGGCCGGATCGGGTATCCACTTCTTTGCCGTCCGCGGACCTCGCGGAAAGGTAGGAAACCTCACGCCGCAAGGTTGGTACGGCAAAGCCGACGACTACACCATCGAACAACTGACGAAAAACGAGCGGTTGATTCACCGGATCGCCGCATCGGAACGAACGGAAGGACACATCGGCGGTTGGGAGCTGGGGTAG
- the polA gene encoding DNA polymerase I: protein MPDNRSRLYLIDGYSNIFRAFYAIRNLSSSKGEPTNAVFGFINMLKKLLREQEPEFIGVALDVGRKTVRSEQYADYKANRSPMPDDLKVQIPYIRRLLEAYRIPMLEVENYEADDVLGTLADRAAEAGYEVVLVSADKDLMQLVGDHVFLMHTGREKLYDAALVTEDFGVPPNQVIDVLALMGDTSDNVPGVPGIGAKGAVTLVKEHGSVETLLEVAPELKRKSYRENLQEHAAAARLSKELVTIHRDLPLPFEPDKLRRDPPDEEALRELFTELEFFSLAEELDSGDGGEAPRPAIGLGSADDWAERTAALGDEILLALVGFGEPVGLAVWTGEETVYADFRNEELAEAVRASLREWIADGDRELVGHDLKEVLRQVPDAVGARGVRCAAALFDTMLASYLLRSAAHSHGFEDLVLDRLGHRALTAKDVGFDRGHQPPPEDERLLALVGERAALLPRLVGPMRKELGEAEDPAERGALAKVYREIEEPLIPILLAMEEAGVLLDVDFLAEMSEEIGAELEQIEEQIYSVAGETFNINSPAQLGVLMFEKLGYPVIRRTRKTKSYATGADVLEELADRGYPLPDLILKFRELSKLKSTYVDALPTLVGDDGRIHTRFNQAVAATGRLSSAHPNLQNIPIRTELGQRIRKAFIAPPGKQLLKADYSQIELRILAHIAEEEALIEAFQRGEDIHQSTAATVFGIDPGLVSPDQRRAAKVINFGILYGMSPFGLAKNLKISSKEAEEFIDAYLSRYPGVKRYMDETLEDAKATGKVETLYGRIRWLPDITSKNRNLRENAKRMAINARIQGTAADVMKIAMIRVAERLAEAGVEARLLLTVHDEVVLEVPEEERTDRAVGELVKREMAGVVELRVPLVVDLGVGGSWFGKKG, encoded by the coding sequence ATGCCCGACAACCGCTCTCGCCTCTACCTGATCGACGGCTACTCGAACATCTTCCGCGCTTTCTACGCCATTCGGAATCTCTCCAGCTCCAAGGGGGAGCCAACCAACGCGGTATTTGGCTTCATCAACATGCTCAAGAAGCTCCTGCGGGAGCAGGAGCCGGAGTTCATCGGCGTCGCCCTGGACGTCGGCCGCAAGACCGTGCGGAGCGAGCAATATGCCGACTACAAGGCCAACCGCTCGCCCATGCCGGACGACCTCAAGGTGCAGATCCCGTACATCCGACGGCTGCTCGAGGCCTACCGCATCCCGATGCTCGAGGTCGAAAACTACGAGGCCGACGACGTCCTCGGCACCCTCGCCGATCGCGCCGCCGAAGCGGGCTACGAGGTGGTGCTGGTGAGTGCCGACAAGGATTTGATGCAGCTCGTCGGCGACCATGTCTTCCTGATGCATACCGGTCGGGAGAAGCTCTACGACGCGGCTCTCGTCACCGAAGATTTCGGCGTGCCGCCGAACCAGGTGATCGACGTGCTGGCCTTGATGGGCGACACCAGCGACAACGTCCCCGGCGTCCCCGGCATCGGCGCCAAGGGTGCGGTGACCCTGGTCAAAGAGCACGGCTCCGTCGAGACCCTGCTGGAGGTGGCGCCGGAACTCAAGCGCAAAAGCTACCGCGAGAACCTTCAGGAGCACGCCGCCGCCGCCCGCCTCTCCAAAGAGCTGGTCACCATCCATCGCGATCTACCCTTGCCCTTCGAGCCGGACAAGCTCCGCCGCGACCCGCCGGACGAAGAGGCCCTGCGCGAGCTGTTCACCGAGCTGGAGTTTTTTTCCCTGGCCGAAGAGCTGGACTCCGGCGACGGCGGCGAGGCGCCGCGACCGGCGATCGGCCTCGGAAGCGCCGACGATTGGGCGGAGAGGACGGCGGCCCTGGGAGACGAAATCCTGCTCGCCCTGGTCGGCTTCGGCGAACCCGTCGGCCTGGCCGTGTGGACCGGCGAAGAGACCGTCTACGCGGACTTCCGCAACGAAGAGCTGGCCGAGGCCGTCCGCGCCAGCTTGCGCGAGTGGATCGCCGACGGCGACCGTGAACTGGTCGGACACGACTTGAAAGAGGTCCTCCGCCAGGTGCCGGATGCCGTTGGCGCACGCGGCGTCCGCTGCGCGGCGGCCCTGTTCGACACCATGCTCGCCTCCTACCTGCTGCGTTCCGCCGCCCACAGCCACGGTTTCGAGGATCTCGTCCTCGACCGCCTCGGCCACCGGGCCCTTACCGCCAAAGACGTCGGCTTCGACCGCGGCCACCAGCCGCCGCCGGAGGACGAACGCCTCCTCGCCCTGGTCGGCGAGCGCGCCGCCCTCCTGCCGCGCTTGGTCGGCCCCATGCGCAAAGAGCTGGGCGAAGCGGAGGATCCAGCAGAGCGCGGTGCCCTGGCGAAGGTGTACCGCGAGATCGAAGAGCCGCTCATCCCCATCCTGCTGGCCATGGAAGAGGCCGGCGTCCTCCTCGACGTCGACTTTCTGGCGGAGATGTCCGAAGAAATCGGCGCCGAACTCGAGCAGATCGAAGAGCAGATCTACTCCGTCGCCGGCGAGACCTTCAACATCAACTCCCCGGCGCAGCTCGGCGTGCTGATGTTCGAAAAGCTCGGCTACCCGGTGATCCGCCGCACCCGCAAAACCAAAAGCTACGCCACCGGCGCCGACGTGCTCGAAGAACTGGCCGACCGCGGCTACCCGCTGCCGGACCTCATCCTCAAGTTCCGGGAACTGTCCAAGCTCAAGTCCACCTACGTGGATGCACTCCCCACCCTGGTGGGGGACGACGGCCGCATCCACACCCGCTTCAACCAGGCCGTCGCCGCCACCGGCCGGTTGTCTTCCGCCCACCCCAACCTCCAGAACATCCCCATCCGCACCGAACTGGGGCAGCGCATCCGCAAAGCCTTCATCGCCCCACCGGGCAAGCAGCTCCTCAAGGCCGACTACAGCCAGATCGAGCTGCGCATCCTGGCCCACATCGCCGAAGAAGAAGCTCTCATCGAAGCCTTCCAGCGCGGCGAAGACATCCACCAATCCACCGCCGCCACCGTTTTCGGCATCGACCCCGGCCTGGTCAGCCCCGACCAGCGTCGCGCCGCCAAAGTCATCAACTTCGGCATCCTCTACGGCATGAGCCCCTTCGGCCTCGCCAAGAACCTCAAGATCTCGAGCAAAGAAGCCGAAGAATTCATCGACGCGTACCTCTCCCGCTACCCGGGAGTCAAACGCTACATGGACGAAACCCTCGAAGACGCCAAGGCCACCGGCAAAGTCGAAACCCTCTACGGCCGCATCCGCTGGCTACCGGACATCACCAGCAAGAACCGCAACCTCCGAGAAAACGCCAAGCGCATGGCCATCAACGCGAGGATCCAGGGCACGGCAGCGGACGTGATGAAAATCGCCATGATCCGG
- a CDS encoding GlsB/YeaQ/YmgE family stress response membrane protein, with amino-acid sequence MGILVWIAFGLVAGALAKFIMPGDDPGGCVVTTILGIVGALIGGFIGNFLGYGGISGFNVPSLLMAVAGTVILLLIYRITRR; translated from the coding sequence ATGGGAATTCTCGTATGGATCGCCTTCGGCTTGGTCGCGGGCGCGTTGGCGAAGTTCATCATGCCGGGCGACGATCCCGGCGGCTGCGTCGTCACTACTATTCTCGGCATCGTGGGAGCGCTGATCGGCGGCTTCATCGGGAATTTCTTGGGCTACGGCGGCATCTCGGGATTCAATGTTCCCAGCCTACTGATGGCCGTGGCCGGCACCGTCATCCTCCTCCTCATCTACCGCATCACCCGGCGCTGA
- a CDS encoding aminopeptidase P family protein, giving the protein MRRFQPGVLCFALLFIGSFALAEIPAEEYSARRARLAEVIGPDGVALLLPHEAKHRNGDVNWPFRQDDSILYLTGIDQPGTALALLPGEETHREILFLLDRDPLAEVWDGRLFSQDEATALSGISEVVSASRFEGFAHVAFGGLPWGETDLYRYYRPPGLPSLLEAVRQGRATLWLDLESRGAAGELTPEQKLAHTVRQRFPEVQVRDLSPQVKALREIKSPAERKVLQRAVDITVEAVEAAGRRARTAEHEYQVEATIEHTFRDRGACCWGYPSIVAAGYNATTLHYNTNNEAIDRGDLLLMDVGAEVDGYTADITRTFPVDGTFSEPQREIYEAVLAAWSECLPKMRPGGRMAEVHNLAIEVLGRELLALGLITEATPAQVEMYYLHGLGHPIGLQVHDAFDRTRAFEADMVWTLEPGLYVRRADVEASAAFRELPETDQAKIRQALERYDGIGVRIEDDIWITEDGPELMSDGLARTVDEIEALLAGPS; this is encoded by the coding sequence TTGCGACGCTTCCAGCCTGGAGTTTTGTGTTTCGCCCTGCTTTTCATCGGGTCTTTCGCCCTGGCGGAGATCCCCGCGGAGGAGTACTCCGCCCGCCGCGCTCGGCTGGCGGAGGTCATCGGCCCGGATGGCGTCGCCCTGCTCCTGCCGCACGAGGCGAAGCATCGCAACGGAGACGTGAACTGGCCGTTCCGCCAGGACGATTCGATCCTCTATCTGACGGGCATCGACCAGCCCGGTACCGCCCTGGCGCTCCTTCCCGGGGAAGAGACACACCGGGAGATCCTGTTCCTGCTCGACCGCGATCCGCTGGCGGAAGTGTGGGACGGCCGCCTATTTTCGCAGGACGAAGCAACCGCCCTGAGCGGCATTTCCGAGGTGGTTTCGGCGAGCCGGTTCGAGGGATTCGCGCATGTCGCCTTCGGCGGTCTCCCCTGGGGCGAGACGGACCTCTACCGCTATTACCGCCCGCCCGGCTTGCCGTCGCTCCTCGAAGCGGTGCGCCAGGGTCGAGCCACGCTTTGGCTGGACCTGGAGAGCCGAGGTGCGGCGGGCGAGCTGACCCCTGAGCAGAAACTAGCCCACACGGTCCGCCAGCGCTTCCCGGAAGTGCAGGTGCGTGACCTCTCGCCGCAGGTGAAAGCCCTGCGCGAGATCAAGAGCCCGGCCGAGCGCAAGGTTCTCCAGCGCGCCGTGGACATCACCGTCGAGGCGGTGGAGGCCGCCGGGCGCCGCGCCCGGACGGCGGAACACGAGTACCAGGTGGAGGCGACCATCGAGCACACCTTCCGAGACCGCGGCGCCTGCTGCTGGGGATACCCGTCGATTGTCGCCGCCGGCTACAACGCCACCACCCTGCACTACAACACCAACAACGAGGCGATCGACCGCGGTGATCTGCTGTTGATGGATGTGGGAGCGGAGGTCGATGGCTACACGGCGGACATCACCCGCACCTTCCCGGTGGACGGCACCTTCTCGGAGCCGCAGAGGGAGATCTACGAAGCCGTCCTGGCCGCCTGGAGCGAGTGCCTGCCGAAGATGCGGCCGGGCGGCCGCATGGCGGAGGTCCACAACCTCGCGATCGAGGTCCTCGGCCGGGAACTTCTCGCCCTCGGCCTGATCACTGAAGCGACCCCGGCACAGGTGGAGATGTACTACCTCCACGGTCTGGGACACCCCATCGGCCTCCAGGTGCACGACGCCTTCGACCGCACCCGCGCCTTCGAAGCGGACATGGTGTGGACCCTGGAACCGGGCCTCTACGTGCGCCGCGCGGACGTCGAAGCCAGCGCCGCCTTCCGGGAGCTTCCCGAGACCGACCAGGCGAAGATCCGCCAGGCCTTGGAGCGCTACGACGGCATCGGCGTGCGCATCGAGGACGACATCTGGATCACCGAGGACGGCCCCGAGCTGATGTCCGACGGGCTCGCCCGGACGGTGGATGAGATCGAGGCGCTGCTGGCCGGTCCTTCGTAG